One window of the Parasphingopyxis algicola genome contains the following:
- a CDS encoding peroxiredoxin family protein, translated as MRAMTIVLISAAATLGIAACTPEAETVPEPVAQAASEPLEHSGPAVGETIPADFRTRDASGAERRFEDLSGENGLVLVFNRSADWCSYCQGQMVELRDIQDDLEQRGYVLATLSYDAPEILADFAAREEIEYPMLSDEGSVTIDAFDLRDPQYGEESFANGVPRPAILVIGNDGTVRAKMVETDYRTRPEPADIVAAVDAL; from the coding sequence ATGCGCGCCATGACCATCGTTCTCATCTCCGCCGCCGCCACCCTCGGCATTGCCGCCTGTACCCCCGAAGCGGAAACCGTGCCCGAGCCGGTCGCACAGGCGGCCAGCGAACCGCTCGAACATTCCGGTCCCGCAGTCGGCGAAACCATTCCCGCAGATTTCCGGACGCGCGATGCGTCGGGCGCCGAGCGGCGTTTCGAAGATCTCAGTGGCGAGAACGGCCTCGTACTGGTCTTCAACCGCTCCGCCGACTGGTGCAGCTATTGTCAGGGCCAGATGGTCGAGCTGCGCGATATCCAGGACGATCTCGAACAGCGCGGCTATGTGCTGGCGACGCTCAGCTACGACGCCCCGGAAATTCTCGCCGATTTCGCCGCACGCGAGGAAATCGAATATCCGATGCTGTCCGACGAGGGATCGGTGACGATCGATGCCTTCGATCTGCGCGATCCGCAATATGGCGAGGAAAGCTTCGCCAACGGCGTGCCGCGTCCGGCGATCCTCGTCATCGGCAATGACGGTACGGTGCGCGCCAAGATGGTCGAGACCGACTATCGTACCCGCCCCGAACCCGCGGATATTGTCGCGGCGGTCGACGCGCTCTAG
- a CDS encoding aspartyl/asparaginyl beta-hydroxylase domain-containing protein, with protein sequence MAETFEPPRPWVISIGKKLRPAVDNAVAKHSNVSNDPVLDPADFPYTRELEKHWETIRDEALAISAQPDRVPALDEISPDHQGIAPAGMWRSFFLYGYGYPAEENIARCPKTAEIVRRIPGLNSAFFSILKPGTHIPDHRGVTKGLITCHLGLSVPKQGDCRMRVDDQIVRWEEGKTLVFDDTYRHEVWNDSDETRVVLLVQTKRPTRFPGNMIGGLFLWAVKRTPFVKEARANIAKWDESLDELEAARNAD encoded by the coding sequence ATGGCCGAGACTTTCGAACCACCAAGACCCTGGGTCATCAGTATCGGCAAGAAATTGCGGCCGGCCGTGGACAATGCGGTCGCGAAGCATTCGAACGTGTCGAACGATCCGGTGCTCGATCCCGCCGATTTCCCCTATACGCGCGAACTGGAAAAGCATTGGGAGACCATTCGCGACGAGGCGCTCGCCATTTCGGCCCAGCCCGATCGCGTGCCCGCGCTCGACGAGATTTCGCCCGATCATCAGGGGATCGCGCCCGCCGGCATGTGGCGGTCCTTCTTCCTTTACGGCTATGGCTATCCGGCCGAGGAGAATATCGCGCGCTGCCCGAAGACCGCCGAGATCGTCCGCCGGATACCGGGGCTCAACAGCGCCTTCTTTTCGATCCTGAAACCCGGCACCCACATCCCCGATCATCGCGGCGTCACCAAGGGACTAATCACCTGCCATCTCGGCCTGTCGGTCCCCAAGCAAGGCGATTGCCGGATGCGCGTCGACGACCAGATCGTCCGCTGGGAAGAGGGCAAGACGTTAGTGTTCGACGATACCTATCGGCACGAGGTGTGGAATGATAGCGACGAGACGCGCGTCGTTCTGCTCGTGCAGACGAAACGGCCGACGCGCTTTCCGGGCAATATGATCGGCGGCCTGTTTCTCTGGGCCGTCAAGCGCACACCCTTCGTGAAGGAGGCGCGCGCCAACATCGCCAAATGGGACGAAAGCCTCGATGAACTGGAAGCGGCGCGCAACGCGGACTAG
- a CDS encoding DEAD/DEAH box helicase, translating to MTKFSDLGLAEPIQRALAAKEYDTPTPIQVQAIPPLLEGRDLCGIAQTGTGKTAAFALPSLDYLSEEDVPRTPKACRMLILSPTRELASQIADNMRGYAKYLRLRIETVFGGVPVGKQKRKLEGGVDVLVATPGRLLDLIDQRALKLDEVEIFVLDEADQMLDLGFIHDLKRIEKLLPQRRQSLFFSATMPKNIANLADKFLYQPVKVSVAPQATTAERVDQYVTFVAQKEKQALLTMTLRDQDIERALIFSRTKHGADRIVRFLAGAKIGAAAIHGNKSQPQREAALSAFRAGEIKYLVATDIAARGIDIPAVSHVFNFDMPNVPEQYVHRIGRTARAGASGIAISFVNDEDERSYLKSIERLTGIRLEKQALPEDFIAKAAELPKAVSRGASKGAQQGNRRRPAQKERHQRDGERSEGQGQKRRRRRRNNRNGVGQHRNAVKRQGNR from the coding sequence TTGACCAAATTTTCCGATCTCGGCCTGGCCGAACCCATCCAGCGTGCGCTTGCCGCGAAGGAGTATGATACGCCGACGCCGATCCAGGTGCAGGCCATCCCGCCGCTCCTCGAAGGCCGCGACCTGTGCGGTATCGCGCAGACCGGCACGGGCAAGACGGCGGCCTTCGCGCTGCCTTCGCTCGACTATCTATCCGAAGAGGATGTGCCGCGCACGCCCAAGGCGTGCCGGATGCTGATCCTCTCCCCGACCCGCGAACTGGCGAGCCAGATCGCGGACAATATGCGTGGCTATGCCAAATATCTGCGCCTGCGTATCGAAACGGTGTTCGGCGGCGTTCCCGTCGGCAAGCAGAAACGCAAGCTCGAAGGCGGCGTCGACGTCCTCGTCGCAACGCCCGGCCGTCTGCTCGATCTGATCGATCAGCGGGCGCTCAAGCTGGACGAGGTCGAAATCTTCGTCCTCGACGAAGCCGACCAGATGCTGGACCTCGGCTTCATCCATGACCTGAAGCGGATCGAGAAACTCCTGCCGCAGCGTCGGCAGAGCCTGTTCTTTTCGGCGACCATGCCGAAGAACATTGCCAATCTCGCCGACAAGTTCCTGTACCAGCCGGTCAAGGTATCGGTCGCTCCGCAGGCGACGACCGCCGAGCGCGTCGACCAGTATGTGACGTTCGTCGCGCAGAAGGAAAAGCAGGCGCTCCTCACGATGACATTGCGCGATCAGGATATCGAACGTGCGCTCATATTTTCGCGCACCAAGCATGGCGCAGACCGCATTGTACGCTTTCTCGCCGGTGCCAAGATCGGCGCCGCGGCCATCCATGGCAACAAGAGCCAGCCGCAACGCGAGGCGGCGCTAAGCGCTTTCCGTGCGGGTGAGATCAAATATCTCGTCGCGACGGATATCGCCGCGCGCGGCATCGACATCCCGGCCGTCAGCCATGTCTTCAATTTCGACATGCCGAACGTTCCCGAACAATATGTGCACCGGATCGGCCGTACGGCACGGGCAGGGGCGAGCGGTATCGCGATCTCCTTCGTCAATGACGAGGATGAGCGCTCCTATCTCAAGTCGATCGAGCGATTGACCGGCATCCGGCTCGAAAAGCAGGCTTTGCCCGAAGATTTCATCGCCAAGGCGGCGGAACTGCCCAAGGCCGTATCGCGCGGCGCGTCGAAAGGTGCGCAGCAGGGTAACCGTCGGCGACCCGCCCAGAAGGAACGCCATCAGCGCGATGGCGAGCGGTCGGAAGGTCAGGGGCAGAAGCGTCGCCGCCGGCGCCGCAATAATCGCAATGGCGTGGGCCAGCACCGCAATGCGGTGAAGCGCCAGGGCAACCGCTAG
- a CDS encoding DUF2461 domain-containing protein encodes MIPKSLFDFLRELADNNNRDWFNANKDRYKAEVVAPISAFIEAMAPRVHAISEHIVVDPRPHGGSMFRIYRDTRFSKDKTPYKTHIGCQFRHAVGKDAHAPGFYVHFEPGKCFFGGGIWHPPSEPLRAIRQRIVDKPERWREAVDGIDVLGEQLKRGPKGFDPEHALIEDLKRKSFFAMHEGDEKLARSKKLEDEVAIQFEKAAPLMRFISDSIGVSF; translated from the coding sequence ATGATCCCGAAAAGCCTGTTCGATTTCCTTCGGGAGCTGGCCGACAACAATAACCGCGACTGGTTCAATGCGAACAAGGATCGCTACAAGGCCGAGGTCGTAGCGCCGATCTCCGCCTTTATCGAGGCAATGGCGCCGCGCGTCCATGCGATCAGCGAGCATATCGTCGTCGATCCGCGGCCGCATGGCGGATCGATGTTCCGCATATATCGCGATACGCGTTTTTCGAAGGACAAGACGCCGTACAAGACTCATATCGGCTGCCAGTTCCGGCATGCGGTCGGCAAGGACGCCCATGCGCCGGGTTTCTATGTCCATTTCGAGCCCGGCAAATGTTTTTTCGGCGGCGGCATCTGGCATCCGCCGTCCGAGCCCTTGCGGGCGATCCGGCAGCGGATCGTCGACAAGCCCGAGCGGTGGCGCGAAGCGGTCGACGGGATCGATGTGCTCGGCGAGCAGCTCAAGCGCGGCCCCAAGGGCTTCGATCCCGAGCATGCACTGATCGAGGATCTCAAACGCAAGAGCTTCTTCGCGATGCACGAGGGCGACGAGAAACTGGCGCGTTCGAAAAAGCTCGAGGACGAAGTCGCGATCCAGTTCGAAAAAGCGGCGCCCTTGATGCGGTTCATATCGGACTCGATCGGGGTCTCTTTTTAG
- a CDS encoding DoxX family protein: protein MVVLVGRILLGALFVMAGAMKFGNIEGLGQFIESGGLPAMLAWPTAIFEVVAGLAIVVGFLTRYAALALAAFCVATGLLYHPGEMGEIMKNIALAGGFLILYSHGAGLLSIDARRGGTD from the coding sequence ATGGTCGTATTGGTGGGACGCATTCTGCTTGGCGCGCTGTTCGTCATGGCGGGAGCGATGAAGTTCGGCAATATCGAAGGTTTGGGGCAGTTCATCGAAAGCGGCGGCTTGCCGGCCATGCTTGCCTGGCCGACGGCCATTTTCGAGGTCGTCGCGGGACTGGCGATCGTCGTCGGCTTCTTAACGCGCTACGCGGCGCTTGCGCTCGCCGCCTTCTGCGTTGCCACCGGCCTTCTCTATCATCCGGGCGAAATGGGCGAGATCATGAAAAATATCGCGCTCGCGGGCGGTTTTCTGATTCTCTATTCGCATGGCGCGGGGCTGCTCAGTATCGATGCGCGGCGCGGCGGCACCGACTGA
- a CDS encoding NifU family protein: MLIETETTPNPATLKFLPGQQVMPTGTRDFAAPEEADASPLAEALFNLGDVTGVFYGYDFVSVTAAQGVDWAGLKPDVLSVLLDHFASGAPLFKAGSAAEISVPDEALDDDPEDAEIVAQIRELIDTRVRPAVARDGGDIVYRGFQQGKVFLQMQGACSGCPSSTATLKQGIEQLLKHYVPEVTEVRAV, encoded by the coding sequence ATGCTGATAGAAACCGAAACGACGCCCAACCCGGCCACGCTGAAGTTCCTTCCCGGACAGCAGGTCATGCCGACCGGCACCCGCGATTTCGCGGCGCCGGAAGAGGCCGACGCCTCGCCGCTCGCCGAGGCACTGTTCAACCTCGGCGACGTGACGGGCGTGTTTTACGGCTATGACTTCGTGTCCGTCACCGCCGCCCAAGGCGTCGACTGGGCCGGTCTCAAGCCCGATGTACTCAGCGTCCTGCTCGATCATTTCGCCAGCGGCGCACCGCTGTTCAAGGCGGGAAGCGCCGCCGAAATCAGCGTGCCGGACGAGGCTCTGGACGACGATCCGGAAGATGCCGAAATCGTGGCACAGATCCGCGAGCTGATCGACACACGGGTCCGCCCCGCCGTGGCGCGCGACGGCGGCGACATCGTCTATCGCGGTTTCCAGCAGGGCAAAGTGTTCCTTCAGATGCAAGGCGCATGTTCGGGCTGTCCCTCCTCGACCGCGACGCTCAAACAGGGAATCGAGCAGCTGCTCAAACATTATGTGCCGGAAGTGACCGAAGTCCGCGCCGTCTAG
- a CDS encoding malonic semialdehyde reductase — translation MGTPLSEDALDTIFRTARTYNGYHDKPVTEDHIRQIYELLKMGPTSANQQPGRFVWCMSQEAKDKLADCASEGNQDKIRKAPAAVVIGMDPDFHEELPWLFPHTDAKSWFEGDPDGREDHAFRNSSLQGAYFIIAARAIGLDTGPMSGFDHDKVNSAFFSGTKHKANFISTLGYGDPDTIFDRSPRPEFETFNTIL, via the coding sequence ATGGGAACGCCGCTTTCCGAAGATGCGCTCGATACGATCTTCCGCACCGCGCGGACCTATAACGGCTATCACGACAAACCGGTCACCGAAGATCATATCCGGCAGATCTACGAACTGCTGAAGATGGGGCCGACATCGGCCAACCAGCAACCCGGACGCTTCGTCTGGTGCATGAGCCAGGAGGCGAAGGACAAGCTGGCCGACTGCGCGTCGGAAGGCAACCAAGACAAGATCCGCAAGGCGCCGGCCGCCGTCGTTATCGGCATGGACCCGGATTTTCACGAAGAACTGCCCTGGCTCTTTCCGCATACCGACGCCAAGAGCTGGTTCGAGGGCGATCCTGACGGCCGCGAAGATCACGCCTTTCGCAACAGTTCGCTCCAGGGGGCCTATTTCATCATCGCCGCGCGCGCGATCGGGCTGGACACCGGACCGATGTCGGGCTTCGATCATGATAAGGTGAATTCGGCTTTCTTCTCCGGCACGAAGCACAAGGCCAATTTCATCTCGACGCTCGGCTATGGCGATCCGGACACGATTTTCGACCGCAGCCCCCGGCCCGAGTTCGAAACGTTCAACACCATCCTCTGA
- the tsaB gene encoding tRNA (adenosine(37)-N6)-threonylcarbamoyltransferase complex dimerization subunit type 1 TsaB: protein MILAIDTISNACSVALLDGDTLVAERHEIVGRGHAEKLVPMIAELPGQGKADSILVDCGPGSFTGLRVGLATARALGLGWQIEVHGYSSLALMAAMAFSDADAPDRLAVTIVGGHGEMFVQRFSKTPFGEIAPMASLTPDAAIAEIEEGLLVGNAAADLAALAGDGTALDIVPRAADTVLLPPTFKTLPPRPIYGRAPDARPPQ, encoded by the coding sequence ATGATCCTCGCCATCGACACGATCAGCAACGCCTGTTCGGTCGCGCTGCTCGATGGCGATACGCTGGTGGCCGAGCGGCACGAGATCGTCGGTCGCGGCCATGCCGAGAAACTGGTGCCGATGATCGCCGAATTGCCGGGCCAGGGGAAGGCGGATTCGATTCTCGTGGATTGCGGCCCCGGCAGCTTTACCGGCCTGCGGGTGGGGCTGGCGACGGCCCGTGCGCTGGGCCTGGGCTGGCAGATCGAGGTTCATGGTTACTCCTCGCTTGCGCTGATGGCCGCAATGGCCTTTTCGGATGCCGACGCACCCGATAGACTGGCCGTGACGATCGTGGGAGGTCACGGCGAGATGTTCGTCCAGCGCTTCAGCAAGACACCCTTTGGCGAGATTGCGCCGATGGCGTCGCTCACTCCCGATGCCGCGATAGCGGAGATCGAGGAGGGCTTGCTGGTCGGAAATGCGGCGGCGGACCTTGCAGCATTGGCGGGCGACGGTACGGCGCTGGATATCGTACCGCGCGCCGCCGACACGGTTCTCCTCCCGCCGACGTTCAAGACATTGCCCCCCAGGCCGATCTACGGGCGGGCACCCGATGCGAGACCGCCCCAATGA
- the rimI gene encoding ribosomal protein S18-alanine N-acetyltransferase, translating into MSIVAARDSSTDNEGRRDLDDIMTIMEDAFEPRFGEGWSRSQCSGILGDANSWITLSRQDEKPAGFALSRMIVDEAELLLIGVRPAFRGKGIGRDLLRQVCDAAADRGAKRLHLEVRDGNAAANLYRTMGFEKIGRRRNYYSGGNGERFDAITLALQIDRHSQ; encoded by the coding sequence ATGAGCATCGTCGCCGCCCGCGATTCGTCGACCGACAACGAAGGGCGCCGGGATCTCGACGATATTATGACCATAATGGAGGATGCGTTCGAACCGCGCTTCGGAGAAGGGTGGTCGCGGTCCCAGTGCAGCGGCATATTGGGCGATGCCAATAGCTGGATCACGCTCTCCCGGCAGGACGAAAAGCCAGCCGGCTTCGCATTGTCGCGCATGATCGTCGACGAGGCCGAACTGTTGCTGATCGGTGTCCGACCGGCCTTTCGCGGTAAAGGCATAGGCAGGGACCTGTTGCGACAGGTCTGCGATGCCGCAGCGGACAGGGGCGCCAAGCGTCTCCACCTGGAAGTTCGCGACGGAAATGCCGCCGCGAATCTCTATCGCACCATGGGATTCGAGAAAATCGGCCGCCGCCGAAACTATTATAGTGGCGGAAATGGTGAACGGTTCGACGCAATTACATTGGCACTTCAAATAGATCGCCATAGTCAGTAA
- a CDS encoding MucR family transcriptional regulator — translation MTDTVDMTETLITLTADIVSAHVSNNSVAVSDLPLLIQNVHNALSELDEANAPEEKPEPAVSIRSSIKPDYIVCLEDGKKLKMLKRHLMTHYGMTPDEYRQKWGLPADYPMVSPNYAEQRRKLAKKIGLGRKPGSRAKRK, via the coding sequence ATGACGGATACAGTCGACATGACCGAAACCTTAATAACGCTGACCGCCGATATCGTATCGGCGCATGTGAGCAACAACAGCGTCGCGGTGTCCGACCTGCCCTTGCTTATCCAGAACGTACATAATGCGCTCAGCGAACTCGACGAAGCAAACGCGCCGGAAGAAAAACCGGAACCCGCCGTATCGATCCGTTCGTCGATCAAGCCGGACTATATCGTCTGCCTGGAAGACGGGAAAAAGCTCAAGATGCTCAAACGGCATCTGATGACGCATTATGGCATGACCCCCGACGAGTACCGCCAGAAATGGGGTTTGCCCGCCGATTATCCGATGGTGTCGCCCAATTATGCGGAACAGCGGCGCAAGCTGGCGAAGAAGATAGGCCTTGGTCGCAAACCCGGCAGCCGTGCCAAGCGCAAATAG
- a CDS encoding Fur family transcriptional regulator → MSRKIDIEALCAEKGLRITEQRRVIARVLSEADDHPDVEALHERASAVDSGISIATVYRTVRLFEEAGILERHDFGDGRARYEAAADDHHDHLIDVETGKVIEFVDDELEELQRRIAEKLGYRLVDHRMELYGVSRDRNG, encoded by the coding sequence ATGAGCCGCAAGATCGATATCGAAGCCCTGTGCGCAGAGAAGGGATTGCGCATCACCGAACAGCGCCGCGTGATCGCGCGCGTGCTTTCGGAGGCCGACGACCATCCGGACGTCGAAGCGCTTCATGAACGCGCATCCGCCGTCGACAGCGGCATTTCGATTGCGACGGTCTATCGGACGGTGCGGCTGTTCGAGGAGGCCGGCATTCTCGAACGCCATGATTTTGGCGACGGCCGCGCGCGATACGAAGCGGCCGCCGATGACCACCACGATCATCTGATCGACGTCGAAACCGGCAAGGTCATCGAATTCGTCGACGACGAGCTGGAGGAACTCCAGCGGCGTATCGCCGAAAAACTCGGCTACCGCCTCGTCGATCATCGTATGGAGCTGTACGGCGTTTCGCGCGATCGCAACGGATAG
- a CDS encoding lysophospholipid acyltransferase family protein, whose translation MRAAIVGERAPGTILFAANHQSWMDILLIGGATGASFVSKETVRKWPIAGWLATMVGTIYISNSDRKAAGAQADRIRRALHDGTSVAFFPEGKLNNGTMLPFRPALFGAVIPPVDHISVQPIALDYGTHSQELVWPSGTHAATNARAIFARPGAEDVTVHLLDPIPIDANSHRKDVAEQCEWAIATAIGQTVDYEPA comes from the coding sequence ATGCGTGCAGCGATCGTCGGCGAACGCGCTCCGGGAACGATCCTGTTCGCGGCCAATCACCAAAGCTGGATGGACATCCTTTTGATCGGCGGCGCGACCGGCGCATCCTTCGTGTCCAAGGAAACCGTCCGTAAATGGCCGATCGCCGGATGGCTCGCAACGATGGTCGGAACCATCTACATATCCAATAGCGATCGCAAGGCGGCCGGCGCCCAGGCCGACCGGATCCGCCGGGCATTGCATGACGGCACATCCGTCGCCTTCTTTCCGGAAGGCAAGCTCAACAACGGCACGATGCTTCCCTTCCGTCCGGCTTTGTTCGGCGCCGTCATCCCGCCCGTCGACCATATTTCGGTGCAACCGATCGCACTCGATTACGGTACGCACAGCCAGGAATTGGTCTGGCCGAGCGGAACGCATGCGGCAACCAATGCACGGGCCATATTCGCCCGCCCCGGGGCCGAGGACGTTACTGTCCATCTCCTCGACCCGATACCGATCGACGCAAACTCGCACCGAAAGGACGTCGCGGAGCAATGCGAATGGGCGATCGCGACGGCGATCGGCCAAACGGTGGATTACGAGCCGGCGTGA
- a CDS encoding lysophospholipid acyltransferase family protein translates to MSTEAPESYPPVGFFGPIRFTFRFVAMAGLLLLCLPLHYLYKLFGYPSPWPSRFLFGIAWICNVRIAIEGVRLKEDVFYVANHLSWLDIPIVGGVARAAFVAQDGIAGWPVIGWLAALNNTVFVSRTSRLSVGSQVDTLREALHAHQPVTIFPEGTTTDGTSLLPFKPPLFAVLAPPPRGIRVQPMLLDYYGLGPETAWVGDESAPRNAWRIMCRRDVIPVRLVFLNPFDPAQCNDRKEIAATAREQIRHALSASLGGKPVL, encoded by the coding sequence GTGAGTACGGAAGCGCCGGAGAGTTATCCGCCGGTCGGGTTTTTCGGACCGATCCGGTTCACCTTCCGCTTTGTCGCGATGGCAGGTCTGTTGCTGCTCTGCCTGCCACTCCACTATCTCTACAAATTGTTCGGCTATCCCTCGCCCTGGCCGTCGCGTTTCCTGTTCGGGATCGCCTGGATCTGCAATGTCCGCATCGCCATCGAAGGCGTGCGACTCAAGGAAGACGTGTTTTACGTGGCGAACCATCTGAGCTGGCTCGATATCCCGATCGTTGGCGGCGTTGCGCGCGCGGCCTTCGTCGCCCAGGACGGGATTGCCGGCTGGCCCGTCATCGGCTGGCTCGCGGCGCTGAACAATACGGTGTTCGTGTCCCGGACGAGCCGGCTGAGCGTCGGCAGCCAGGTCGACACCCTGCGTGAGGCGCTGCACGCGCATCAGCCGGTCACGATCTTCCCCGAGGGTACGACGACCGACGGGACGAGCCTGCTGCCGTTCAAGCCACCGCTCTTCGCCGTTCTGGCGCCGCCGCCGCGCGGCATCCGCGTCCAACCCATGTTGCTCGACTATTATGGGTTGGGCCCTGAAACGGCATGGGTCGGAGACGAGTCGGCACCGCGCAATGCATGGCGGATCATGTGTCGCCGCGACGTGATTCCCGTGCGTCTCGTTTTTCTCAACCCGTTCGATCCCGCCCAGTGCAACGACCGCAAGGAGATCGCCGCGACGGCGCGCGAACAGATTCGCCATGCGCTCTCGGCTTCTCTTGGCGGCAAGCCTGTCCTATAG
- the miaB gene encoding tRNA (N6-isopentenyl adenosine(37)-C2)-methylthiotransferase MiaB, with the protein MSRTNRRTDPKSYFVKSFGCQMNVYDGERMAELLDAKGLAPAEDADAADLVVLNTCHIREKAAEKVYSDIGRMRRDDGSTPMIAVAGCVAQAEGAEIPRRAKEVDIVVGPQAYHNLPDLVEKAARGEDALDTDMPAASKFGALPKRAKQAPSAFLTVQEGCDKFCTYCVVPYTRGAEISRPWDAIVDEAKALVDAGAKEITLLGQNVNAWEAEDEKGRMQGLDGLIRALDGIAGLERIRYTTSHPNDMTEGLIVAHGEIETLMPYLHLPVQSGSDPILKAMNRSHSAESYLAIIERVRAARPDIAISGDFIVGFPGERDADFEATLDIVRATDYAQAFSFKYSARPGTPAAEMTDDFVAPELADERLQRLQGLLNEQQLAFNEKTVGQRTTLLLERDGRKPGQRIGKSPWLQSVHLETDAPIGSMIEVDIVSAGPKSLGGALARKEAA; encoded by the coding sequence ATGAGTCGAACCAATCGTCGGACCGATCCGAAAAGCTATTTCGTCAAAAGCTTCGGCTGCCAGATGAACGTCTATGACGGCGAGCGCATGGCCGAGCTGCTGGACGCCAAGGGACTCGCGCCCGCGGAGGACGCGGACGCGGCCGACCTCGTCGTGCTCAACACCTGCCATATCCGCGAGAAGGCGGCGGAGAAGGTTTACTCGGACATCGGCCGCATGCGGCGCGATGACGGCTCGACGCCGATGATCGCGGTGGCCGGCTGCGTGGCCCAGGCCGAAGGCGCCGAGATTCCGCGCCGGGCAAAAGAAGTCGATATCGTCGTCGGACCGCAGGCCTATCACAATCTGCCGGACCTGGTCGAAAAGGCAGCACGCGGCGAGGATGCGCTCGATACGGACATGCCCGCCGCCTCCAAGTTCGGCGCACTGCCGAAACGCGCGAAACAGGCGCCGAGCGCTTTTCTCACCGTGCAGGAAGGGTGCGACAAATTCTGCACCTATTGCGTCGTTCCCTATACGCGCGGGGCGGAGATATCCCGGCCCTGGGACGCGATCGTCGACGAGGCGAAAGCGCTGGTCGATGCCGGTGCGAAGGAGATCACGCTGCTCGGCCAGAATGTGAATGCCTGGGAAGCCGAGGACGAGAAAGGCCGGATGCAGGGCCTGGACGGTCTGATCCGCGCGCTGGACGGGATCGCGGGGCTCGAACGCATCCGCTACACGACCAGCCACCCCAACGACATGACCGAAGGGCTGATCGTGGCGCACGGAGAAATCGAAACGCTCATGCCCTATCTGCATCTCCCGGTGCAGTCGGGCTCGGACCCGATCCTGAAGGCCATGAACCGCAGCCACAGCGCGGAGAGCTATCTGGCGATTATCGAGCGGGTCCGCGCGGCGCGGCCCGACATCGCGATCTCGGGCGATTTCATCGTCGGCTTCCCCGGCGAGCGCGATGCGGATTTCGAGGCGACGCTCGATATCGTCCGCGCGACCGACTATGCGCAGGCCTTCTCGTTCAAATATAGCGCCCGTCCCGGCACGCCCGCCGCCGAGATGACCGACGACTTCGTGGCCCCCGAACTGGCCGACGAACGGCTGCAGCGTCTCCAGGGCCTGCTCAACGAACAGCAGCTCGCTTTCAACGAGAAGACCGTCGGCCAGCGCACGACCCTGCTGCTCGAACGGGACGGCCGCAAACCCGGCCAGCGCATCGGCAAATCGCCTTGGCTGCAATCGGTCCATCTGGAAACCGATGCGCCGATCGGATCGATGATCGAGGTCGATATCGTCAGCGCCGGACCGAAAAGCCTCGGCGGCGCGCTGGCGAGAAAGGAAGCCGCCTGA